A genomic window from Populus nigra chromosome 7, ddPopNigr1.1, whole genome shotgun sequence includes:
- the LOC133699790 gene encoding protein E6-like, with protein MAPSPRLISFLFFLTIFSKQIHARESQFFSKVGATTASPSTTTINNNNVQDKTLPSKEEESFNKQELDPAFIPDTQNGYGLYGQESSQFPTTTKLANAPYTTATYQPYKTQTQTQETYTNYPTDSTTTTTTNNHYNNNAYEEQQQNFGETSLQESEYTNMGNQNSNKYYNGANSNNNKYYNGANSYNNDEKQGMSDTRYLEHGKYYYDVNNENSNYYPNQYQQNSRNNYNTRGYYNNNNNYNTRGYYNNNENSKYEYNNNSMQKYDNQDDFEESQEEQYVP; from the coding sequence ATGGCTCCCTCTCCAAGACtcatttcctttctctttttcttaacCATTTTCTCTAAGCAAATTCATGCTAGAGAGAGCCAGTTCTTTAGCAAAGTCGGTGCCACCACCGCTTCTCCCTCCACTACCACCATCAACAACAATAATGTTCAAGATAAAACACTCCCcagcaaagaagaagaaagctttAACAAGCAAGAACTGGATCCAGCCTTTATCCCAGACACCCAAAATGGCTATGGTCTATATGGTCAAGAGTCCTCCCAGTTCCCCACCACTACTAAACTAGCAAATGCACCGTACACCACAGCCACCTACCAGCCATACAAAACCCAGACCCAAACCCAAGAAACCTACACCAATTATCCAACTgactccaccaccaccaccaccaccaataaCCACTACAACAACAATGCTTATGAGGAGCAGCAACAAAACTTTGGTGAAACAAGCCTTCAAGAAAGTGAATACACCAACATGGGGAACCAGAACAGCAACAAGTACTACAACGGTGCCAATAGCAACAACAACAAGTACTACAACGGTGCCAATAGCTACAACAATGATGAGAAGCAAGGCATGAGTGACACAAGGTACTTGGAACATGGAAAGTACTACTATGACGTCAATAATGAGAACAGTAACTACTACCCAAACCAGTACCAGCAGAACTCAAGAAACAACTACAATACCAGAGGTtattacaacaacaacaacaactacaaTACCAGAGGTTATTACAACAACAACGAGAACTCCAAGTACGAGTACAACAATAACTCCATGCAAAAGTACGATAACCAGGATGATTTCGAAGAGAGTCAGGAAGAGCAGTATGTGCCATGA
- the LOC133698851 gene encoding uncharacterized protein LOC133698851 → MAAEGNEASNGWPLGLMSTRLRVMETIQAAPAEPYSLRIRSSSFSSFSSSNLDTESTASFFQDRSVPLGRLIGIRPGNGGLYFPRRVHADEQEKIAVRAIRAASSEVSGARRADMSHGICIPLLAGTLEKMSRSKSKSRQ, encoded by the exons ATGGCAGCTGAG GGCAATGAGGCATCAAATGGATGGCCACTCGGACTAATGAGCACAAGACTACGAGTGATGGAGACAATACAGGCTGCTCCAGCAGAACCGTATTCCTTGCGTATACGCTCATCTAGTTtctcttcgttctcatcctccAACCTTGACACTGAG TCAACAGCATCCTTCTTCCAAGACAGAAGTGTGCCACTGGGCCGGCTAATTGGAATCAGACCAGGGAATGGAGGTTTGTACTTCCCAAGGAGAGTCCACGCAgatgaacaagaaaaaatagcCGTAAGAGCTATTAGGGCCGCAAGTTCTGAAGTCTCTGGAGCACGCAGGGCTGATATGTCTCATGGAATTTGCATTCCTTTACTAGCTGGCACCCTAGAAAAGATGAGCAGAAGCAAGAGCAAGTCgagacaatga
- the LOC133698469 gene encoding uncharacterized protein LOC133698469, which produces MVLSDSRDIPFKHASPEQFYGVFKSHAYLLRDSCLNVVSKIYLDDDTQTWEAAPGHHKWIQFLSPSDELYKIKDEVENVNETSKTISYKIKEGPILANISGFALEVKNSNVAKWTISYNDTYPEEYFNLLASITKGVDNHFANEN; this is translated from the exons ATGGTTCTTTCCGATAGCAGAGACATACCGTTTAAACACGCTTCTCCAGAACAGTTTTACGGTGTCTTCAAAAGCCACGCTTACCTCTTACGTGATAGCTGCCTTAATGTTGTGTCCAAAATTTATCTTGATGACGATACCCAAACCTGGGAAGCTGCTCCTGGCCACCACAAGTGGATTCAATTCCTCTCCCCCTCTG ATGAACTCTACAAAATCAAGGATGAAGTGGAAAACGTAAACGAGACCTCGAAGACCATCAGCTACAAAATAAAGGAAGGGCCAATACTAGCCAACATCAGCGGGTTCGCATTAGAGGTTAAAAATAGCAACGTTGCAAAATGGACTATCTCTTATAACGACACATATCCCGAAGAGTACTTCAATCTTTTGGCATCTATCACCAAGGGTGTTGATAATCACTTTGCTAATGAAAATTAG